Proteins encoded by one window of Blautia faecicola:
- a CDS encoding alpha-amylase family glycosyl hydrolase, with the protein MSKMTVTADAKPMLNAYPDSVGGTLSDITGFLQKPELKDVFSSFYILPSVFNTDLDRGFSVIDYTLNEELADRKDLEALDKLGINLKLDFILNHASVLSSQFQDILKNGDDSKYRDFFIDWNKFWDGKGTMTEEGYIQPDQELIQHMFFRKPGLPILMVRFPDGKNVPYWNTFYQEIKYPVLDAQDIMQVANVQYYKADLIAKKVNEEIAAGKKPAELTIDDSCKDSVVELLESKRKYLGQMDLNIKSPLVWEFYENTLKTLAGYGAKIVRLDAFAYAPKEPGEKNFLNEPGTWELLEKVRKLADKYNLTLLPEIHASYGEKNYEQIAKQGYMTYDFFLPGMIIDALESGNGSTLEKWAKELMEKEIHVVNMLGCHDGIPLLDLKGLIPEERIQQIIDTVVARGGYVKDLHGQKNVYYQVNATYYSALGEDDKKMLMARALQMFMPGKPQVWYLDLFAGKNDHEAVKRAGAGGHKEINRTNLSAAQIEELMKTDIVKEQLKLLHFRNVSKAFGFDAELAVSTEDEIITFIWTNQGESATLRANLKTFEYEITDSEGIYA; encoded by the coding sequence ATGAGTAAAATGACCGTTACAGCAGATGCAAAACCGATGTTAAATGCATATCCGGACAGCGTAGGCGGAACCCTCAGCGATATCACCGGATTTTTACAGAAACCGGAATTAAAGGATGTATTTTCTTCCTTCTATATTCTTCCAAGTGTATTTAATACGGATCTGGATCGCGGATTTTCCGTGATCGATTACACACTGAACGAAGAACTGGCGGACCGGAAAGATCTGGAAGCACTGGATAAACTGGGTATCAATCTGAAACTCGACTTTATCCTGAATCACGCTTCTGTATTATCCAGTCAGTTTCAGGATATTCTGAAAAATGGTGACGATTCCAAATATCGTGATTTCTTCATTGACTGGAACAAATTCTGGGACGGTAAGGGAACCATGACCGAGGAAGGCTACATCCAGCCGGATCAGGAGCTGATCCAGCATATGTTCTTCCGCAAACCGGGTCTTCCGATCCTGATGGTACGTTTCCCGGATGGGAAAAATGTACCGTACTGGAATACCTTCTATCAGGAAATCAAATATCCGGTTCTGGATGCACAGGATATCATGCAGGTAGCTAACGTGCAGTATTATAAGGCAGATCTGATCGCAAAGAAAGTCAACGAAGAGATCGCAGCAGGTAAGAAACCGGCGGAACTCACCATCGATGACAGCTGTAAGGACAGCGTTGTGGAACTGCTGGAGAGCAAGAGAAAATACCTAGGACAGATGGATCTGAACATCAAATCCCCGCTGGTATGGGAGTTCTATGAGAATACTCTGAAAACACTGGCTGGATACGGTGCAAAGATCGTCCGTTTGGATGCATTTGCCTATGCGCCGAAGGAGCCGGGTGAGAAAAACTTCCTGAATGAGCCGGGAACCTGGGAACTACTGGAAAAAGTCCGCAAACTGGCAGACAAATATAACCTGACGCTGCTTCCGGAGATCCATGCAAGCTACGGAGAGAAGAACTATGAACAGATTGCAAAACAGGGTTACATGACCTACGATTTCTTCCTTCCGGGAATGATCATCGATGCACTGGAAAGCGGCAACGGTTCCACTCTGGAAAAATGGGCAAAAGAACTGATGGAAAAAGAAATCCATGTAGTCAACATGCTGGGCTGCCACGATGGAATCCCGCTTCTGGATCTGAAGGGGCTGATCCCGGAAGAAAGAATCCAGCAGATCATCGACACTGTTGTTGCAAGAGGCGGATATGTGAAAGATCTTCATGGTCAGAAAAATGTATATTATCAGGTAAATGCAACTTATTACAGTGCACTGGGCGAAGATGACAAAAAAATGCTTATGGCCAGAGCACTGCAGATGTTCATGCCTGGAAAACCGCAGGTATGGTACTTGGATCTTTTCGCTGGCAAGAACGACCACGAGGCTGTTAAACGTGCCGGTGCCGGCGGTCATAAAGAAATCAATCGTACCAATCTGTCCGCAGCACAGATCGAAGAACTGATGAAGACAGATATCGTAAAAGAACAGTTGAAACTTCTGCATTTTAGAAACGTATCCAAAGCGTTCGGCTTTGATGCAGAACTTGCAGTATCCACAGAAGATGAAATCATTACCTTCATCTGGACAAACCAGGGCGAGAGTGCAACACTGCGCGCAAATCTGAAGACTTTTGAGTACGAGATTACAGATTCTGAGGGAATCTACGCATAA
- a CDS encoding CidA/LrgA family protein, producing MKHVRQFCMILLFSFIGEFFRMVIPLPVPASVYGLVLLLAALLTGIVKLDQVEGAADFLIEIMPVMFIPAAVGLLNAWDVLRPVVVPVVVVTVATTVLVMGVTGQVTQRVIRWERKRKEGKEK from the coding sequence TTGAAGCACGTAAGACAGTTTTGTATGATATTGTTGTTCTCGTTTATCGGAGAGTTTTTCCGTATGGTGATTCCACTTCCGGTTCCGGCCAGTGTGTATGGGCTGGTATTGTTGCTGGCTGCACTTCTTACCGGTATTGTAAAGCTGGATCAGGTAGAGGGAGCCGCTGATTTTCTGATAGAAATTATGCCGGTTATGTTTATCCCGGCGGCAGTAGGACTTTTGAATGCATGGGATGTGCTGCGACCGGTCGTGGTTCCGGTGGTTGTAGTGACCGTGGCAACAACTGTACTTGTCATGGGAGTGACCGGACAGGTGACACAGCGGGTGATCCGCTGGGAGAGAAAACGTAAGGAGGGAAAAGAAAAATGA
- a CDS encoding 50S ribosomal protein L25, whose product MNTLKAEKRSMDVKAKKLRREGYVTGNLFGREIEGSLPIQMTKKAVDQLLKTDNKGSQVMLEVDGKTYDALIKEVDYNAMANRVDEIDFQALVSTEKVHSVAEIVLLNHEKVEAGVLQEDLEEISYKALPADLMDKVQVDVGEMKIGDVIKVKDLEIAKNPNIDLKTDPEAVVVSCTAVHNSVPEPETAEEAE is encoded by the coding sequence ATGAATACTTTAAAAGCTGAAAAAAGAAGCATGGACGTCAAAGCAAAGAAATTAAGAAGAGAAGGCTATGTCACAGGTAATCTGTTTGGCAGAGAGATTGAAGGATCTCTTCCGATCCAGATGACGAAAAAGGCAGTAGATCAGCTGCTGAAAACGGACAACAAAGGAAGTCAGGTTATGCTGGAAGTAGACGGCAAGACCTACGATGCACTGATCAAAGAGGTTGATTACAATGCAATGGCAAACCGCGTGGATGAGATTGATTTCCAGGCACTGGTAAGTACCGAGAAAGTACATTCCGTAGCGGAAATCGTTCTGCTCAACCATGAGAAAGTAGAGGCAGGTGTTCTGCAGGAAGATCTGGAAGAGATTTCTTATAAGGCACTGCCTGCTGACCTGATGGATAAAGTTCAGGTGGATGTCGGTGAGATGAAGATCGGTGATGTGATCAAAGTCAAAGATCTGGAGATCGCCAAGAATCCGAACATCGATCTGAAAACAGATCCGGAAGCAGTTGTTGTATCCTGCACCGCAGTTCACAACAGTGTACCGGAACCGGAGACAGCAGAAGAGGCTGAATAA
- a CDS encoding ATP-binding protein has protein sequence MIRRVIQIEEDKCNGCGACAKACHEGAIGMVNGKAKLMRDDYCDGLGDCLPACPMDAIHFIEREAEAYDEAAVLKNKEEKAKAERSRLRQWPVQIKLLPVHAPFYEGANLLIAADCTAYAYAKFHDEFLKNRVVLVGCPKLDSTDYAVKLAEIIRQNAVQSITVVRMEVPCCGGLEMAAKRALEASGKRLPWQVITVGTDGTIRE, from the coding sequence ATGATCCGAAGAGTGATTCAGATAGAGGAAGATAAATGTAACGGTTGTGGCGCCTGTGCTAAGGCCTGTCACGAAGGGGCAATCGGTATGGTAAACGGGAAAGCAAAACTGATGCGCGACGATTACTGCGACGGACTGGGGGATTGCCTTCCGGCATGTCCGATGGATGCGATTCATTTTATTGAACGGGAAGCGGAAGCTTATGACGAGGCGGCAGTGCTGAAAAATAAAGAAGAAAAGGCGAAAGCGGAGCGTTCCCGTCTGCGTCAGTGGCCGGTACAGATCAAATTACTGCCGGTGCATGCACCTTTTTATGAGGGAGCGAACCTGCTGATCGCGGCAGACTGTACAGCGTACGCTTATGCGAAGTTCCACGATGAATTTTTAAAAAACCGTGTGGTGCTGGTGGGATGTCCGAAACTTGACAGCACCGATTATGCCGTTAAACTGGCAGAGATCATCCGGCAGAATGCGGTGCAGAGTATCACTGTTGTCCGCATGGAGGTTCCATGTTGCGGAGGACTTGAGATGGCGGCAAAACGTGCCCTTGAAGCGAGCGGAAAACGGCTGCCATGGCAGGTGATCACGGTCGGAACTGACGGTACGATCCGGGAGTAA
- a CDS encoding LrgB family protein encodes MKDFLTNSVFFGAAISLVAYEIGTLLKKKFKLAIFNPLLIAVICVMAVLILFHIDYDTYNEGGQYISYLLTPATVSLAVPLYRQIELLKNNIKAVAAGILSGVLASMVGVYILARAFHLDSQLYVTLLPKSITTAIGMGVSEELGGVVTITVAVIVITGVLGNVIADLACKIFRLEEPVAKGLALGTAAHAIGTAKAMEMGEIEGAMSSLAIAVAGLLTVVTASVFAGLM; translated from the coding sequence ATGAAAGATTTCCTGACAAATTCCGTATTTTTTGGTGCGGCGATCAGTTTGGTGGCCTATGAGATCGGAACTCTTCTGAAAAAGAAATTTAAACTGGCAATTTTTAATCCGTTGTTGATTGCAGTCATCTGCGTAATGGCGGTGCTGATTCTGTTTCATATTGATTATGATACCTATAACGAAGGTGGCCAGTATATCAGTTATCTGTTGACACCGGCGACGGTCAGTCTGGCTGTCCCCCTCTATCGACAGATTGAACTGCTGAAGAATAATATCAAAGCCGTTGCAGCGGGCATTCTGTCAGGGGTGCTGGCAAGTATGGTCGGTGTTTACATCCTGGCGCGGGCGTTCCATCTGGACTCGCAGCTGTATGTAACCCTGCTTCCAAAATCCATTACTACAGCAATCGGTATGGGTGTATCGGAAGAACTTGGCGGCGTGGTGACGATCACCGTAGCAGTTATTGTCATTACCGGTGTCCTTGGAAATGTGATCGCGGATCTGGCATGTAAGATCTTCCGCCTGGAGGAACCGGTGGCAAAGGGACTGGCACTGGGAACGGCAGCCCATGCGATCGGAACCGCGAAAGCAATGGAGATGGGTGAGATCGAGGGCGCGATGAGCAGTCTGGCAATCGCGGTTGCAGGTCTGCTGACGGTGGTAACTGCGTCTGTTTTTGCGGGACTGATGTAG
- a CDS encoding FadR/GntR family transcriptional regulator, translating into MDKEKIQVSSPKAYDQVLEYLKTLIKNKEISYGGKIPSERELMETLGISRNSVREALRILEHTGVLESRHGKGNFLVNRMGESLSSVFSMLVLMEESNYREVNQLRSILEKQAYVQACALITAEGKEKAGEIIHRMENGDLEERMRADHELHHLVFEYSQNRLLILLTNALSEIMRSEGEVVLRQAASIDTDEWITLHKNIATCLIEGNIQEGLFALEEHYEWLERDIKM; encoded by the coding sequence TTGGATAAAGAAAAGATACAGGTATCTTCTCCGAAAGCTTATGACCAGGTGCTGGAATATCTGAAAACACTGATAAAAAACAAAGAGATTTCCTACGGCGGGAAAATCCCTTCCGAGAGGGAACTGATGGAGACGCTGGGAATTTCGAGAAATTCGGTCCGGGAGGCACTGCGGATCCTGGAACATACCGGGGTTTTGGAGAGCCGTCACGGGAAAGGCAATTTTTTGGTGAACCGGATGGGAGAAAGCCTCAGCAGTGTATTTTCCATGCTGGTACTGATGGAAGAGAGCAATTACCGGGAAGTCAATCAGCTCCGGTCGATTCTGGAAAAACAAGCGTATGTGCAGGCATGTGCGCTGATCACGGCAGAAGGAAAAGAAAAGGCAGGGGAGATCATCCATCGGATGGAAAATGGGGATCTCGAGGAACGGATGCGGGCAGATCACGAACTGCATCATCTGGTATTTGAATACTCGCAGAACCGCCTGCTGATTCTTCTGACCAATGCGTTGTCCGAGATCATGCGCTCAGAGGGCGAGGTCGTTCTTCGACAGGCGGCATCCATCGACACGGACGAATGGATTACGCTTCATAAAAATATTGCCACCTGTCTTATCGAGGGAAATATTCAGGAAGGACTTTTTGCATTAGAAGAACATTATGAATGGCTTGAACGGGACATTAAAATGTGA
- a CDS encoding diaminopimelate dehydrogenase, with amino-acid sequence MEKIRIGIAGYGNLGKGVEMAIRQNADMELAGVFTRRDPATVAIKTPGVKAYTMEDAKNMKDQIDVMIICGGSATDLPKQTPELAKDFNVIDSFDTHANIPQHFANVDAAAKENGHLAMISVGWDPGLFSLNRIYAESILPNGKTYTFWGKGVSQGHSDAIRRIPGVKRGIQYTVPVEEAMDQVRAGKQPELTTRQKHTRECFVVAEEGADKKQIEESIKTMKNYFDEYDTTVNFISEEEFDAVHNKMPHGGFVMRSGMTGENENTHQMIEYSLKLESNPEFTSSVLVAYARALSRMKAEGMTGCKTVFDVAPAYLSPLSADEIRAHLL; translated from the coding sequence ATGGAAAAAATAAGAATCGGTATTGCAGGTTACGGCAATCTGGGAAAAGGCGTTGAGATGGCGATCCGTCAGAACGCAGATATGGAACTGGCAGGCGTATTTACCAGAAGAGATCCTGCAACAGTAGCCATCAAAACACCTGGCGTAAAAGCATACACCATGGAAGATGCAAAAAATATGAAAGATCAGATTGACGTTATGATCATCTGCGGAGGAAGCGCTACTGACCTTCCAAAACAGACACCGGAACTGGCAAAAGATTTTAACGTGATCGACAGTTTTGATACACATGCAAATATCCCGCAGCATTTTGCAAATGTAGATGCAGCTGCAAAAGAGAACGGACATCTGGCTATGATCTCTGTAGGCTGGGATCCGGGTCTGTTTTCTCTGAACCGTATCTATGCAGAATCCATTCTGCCAAACGGAAAAACCTATACATTCTGGGGCAAAGGCGTAAGCCAGGGACACTCTGATGCGATCCGGAGAATCCCGGGTGTAAAACGTGGTATCCAGTACACCGTTCCGGTAGAAGAAGCTATGGATCAGGTAAGAGCCGGAAAACAGCCGGAACTGACAACCCGTCAGAAACACACCAGAGAGTGCTTCGTAGTTGCTGAGGAAGGTGCTGATAAAAAACAGATCGAAGAATCCATCAAAACTATGAAAAACTATTTTGATGAATACGATACCACAGTAAACTTCATCTCTGAAGAAGAATTTGACGCTGTTCATAACAAGATGCCGCACGGTGGTTTCGTTATGAGAAGCGGTATGACCGGTGAAAATGAAAATACCCATCAGATGATCGAGTATTCTCTGAAACTGGAGTCCAACCCGGAATTCACCTCCAGCGTACTGGTTGCTTATGCAAGAGCACTGAGCCGCATGAAAGCAGAAGGAATGACAGGATGCAAGACTGTCTTCGATGTAGCTCCGGCATACCTTTCCCCGTTGAGCGCAGACGAGATCCGTGCACATCTGCTGTAA
- a CDS encoding Hsp20/alpha crystallin family protein, whose product MLMPSIFGENLFDDFFDDYFPFDTDKELHKAEKKLYGRRAGHVMKTDIKEKDNGYEFEIDLPGFAKDEVKVSLENGYMTIEAAKGLDKDEKEKETGKYIRKERYAGACTRSFYVGEEVDPDEIKAEFKHGILKLFVPKKEAKPAVEENKYIAIEG is encoded by the coding sequence ATGTTGATGCCTAGTATTTTTGGAGAGAATTTGTTTGATGACTTTTTTGATGATTATTTTCCGTTCGATACCGACAAGGAACTGCACAAAGCAGAGAAAAAACTGTACGGCAGAAGAGCCGGACATGTGATGAAAACCGATATCAAAGAAAAAGACAATGGATATGAATTTGAAATAGATCTTCCGGGATTTGCCAAAGATGAAGTAAAGGTTTCTCTGGAAAATGGTTATATGACCATCGAGGCAGCCAAAGGCCTTGATAAAGATGAGAAAGAAAAAGAAACCGGAAAATATATCCGTAAAGAACGTTATGCAGGTGCCTGCACACGTAGCTTCTATGTGGGAGAGGAAGTAGATCCGGATGAGATCAAAGCCGAATTCAAACATGGTATTCTGAAACTGTTCGTTCCGAAGAAAGAAGCAAAACCGGCAGTGGAAGAAAACAAATATATTGCCATTGAAGGATAA
- a CDS encoding Crp/Fnr family transcriptional regulator has product MDFPILKKIPLFYGVKPEEIPSILHCLSGQIRSFSKGEMIFCAGESITSVGIVLEGSVHIEIDDFWGSKNILNHVGSGQLFGEAYACSPSEPLMVNVVSVTPSQILFLDVPKILHTCEKPCSHHQQMIENLLRIMATSNLQLSRRILHTTPKTIRERLLAYLSYQELLIGSPEITIAFNRQQLADYLSVDRSALSKEIGKMQKDGLLEVKKNEFVLKNRE; this is encoded by the coding sequence ATGGATTTTCCAATATTAAAAAAAATCCCCCTGTTTTATGGTGTGAAACCGGAGGAAATTCCGTCTATTCTGCATTGTCTCTCCGGACAGATCCGGTCGTTTTCCAAAGGGGAAATGATCTTTTGTGCCGGTGAATCTATTACCTCTGTAGGAATCGTACTGGAAGGTTCTGTTCATATTGAAATTGACGATTTCTGGGGCAGTAAAAATATCCTGAATCACGTCGGATCCGGACAGCTTTTCGGCGAAGCCTACGCCTGTTCCCCTTCGGAACCGCTGATGGTCAATGTCGTATCTGTCACGCCCAGTCAGATTTTATTTCTGGATGTTCCGAAGATTTTGCATACCTGTGAAAAACCATGCAGCCATCACCAGCAGATGATTGAAAATCTGCTTCGCATCATGGCAACCAGTAACCTGCAGCTTTCCCGCCGGATCCTGCACACCACACCAAAAACCATCCGTGAACGGCTACTCGCCTATCTTTCCTATCAGGAACTGCTCATCGGCTCACCTGAGATCACCATCGCCTTCAACCGCCAGCAGCTCGCTGACTATCTCAGCGTAGACCGAAGTGCGCTTTCGAAAGAAATTGGGAAAATGCAGAAGGACGGGCTGTTGGAAGTGAAAAAAAATGAATTTGTCCTAAAAAACAGAGAATAA
- the hcp gene encoding hydroxylamine reductase, with protein MEKNMFCFQCEQTAGCNGCTGKRGVCGKTADVAKAQDELTGALIGLAKTCGNNPKTADTDRVIIEGLFTTLTNVSFNEETVRVMIERVEEEKSRIAPGCGTCVAKCGNTDNYDMEQIWNADEDIRSLKSLLLFGIRGVAAYAYHAMVLGYQSEEVNFFLYKALATLSMDLGMEELLPVVLETGKVNLTCMELLDRANTETYGIPKPTEVSLKVEKGPFIVVTGHDLRDLKLLLEQTEGKGINIYTHGEMLPAHAYPELKKYGHLKGNFGTAWQNQQKEFADLPGAILFTTNCLMPPKESYADRVFSTEVVSYPGVVHVDDGKDFTPVIEKALELGGFEEDRQYKGINGGEKLTTGFGHGTILQAADQIVDAVKAGAIRHFFLVGGCDGARKGRNYYTEFVKQTPADTIILTLACGKYRFNDLDLGSIGGFPRIMDMGQCNDAYGAIKVAVALAEAFDCGVNELPLSMVLSWYEQKAVCILLTLLHLGIKNIYLGPSLPAFLSPNVLQYLVENYQISPIGDPKEDLEKMLG; from the coding sequence ATGGAGAAAAATATGTTTTGTTTTCAGTGTGAGCAGACAGCAGGATGCAATGGATGTACCGGAAAGCGCGGAGTATGCGGAAAGACGGCTGATGTAGCAAAGGCGCAGGATGAGCTGACAGGGGCACTGATCGGCCTTGCGAAGACCTGCGGCAACAATCCGAAGACCGCCGATACCGACCGGGTGATCATCGAGGGATTATTTACAACACTGACCAATGTAAGTTTCAACGAAGAGACGGTTCGTGTGATGATCGAGCGTGTGGAAGAGGAAAAAAGCAGAATCGCACCGGGATGCGGAACCTGTGTGGCAAAATGTGGCAATACCGACAATTATGATATGGAACAAATCTGGAATGCAGACGAGGATATCCGGTCGTTAAAATCCCTGTTGCTATTCGGCATCCGGGGTGTTGCAGCGTATGCATACCATGCGATGGTACTTGGATATCAGTCGGAAGAAGTGAACTTCTTTTTATATAAAGCACTGGCTACGTTGTCTATGGATCTTGGCATGGAAGAACTTCTCCCGGTGGTTTTGGAGACGGGAAAAGTTAATCTGACCTGTATGGAACTGCTGGATCGTGCCAACACAGAGACTTACGGAATTCCGAAACCTACAGAGGTTTCACTGAAAGTGGAAAAAGGGCCGTTTATCGTGGTTACCGGTCATGATCTGCGTGATCTGAAGCTGCTTCTGGAACAGACCGAAGGAAAGGGCATCAATATCTATACCCATGGCGAGATGCTTCCGGCACACGCATACCCGGAACTGAAAAAATACGGTCATCTGAAAGGAAACTTCGGAACGGCATGGCAGAACCAGCAGAAAGAATTTGCGGATCTTCCGGGAGCCATCCTGTTTACGACCAACTGTCTGATGCCACCGAAGGAGAGCTACGCAGACCGCGTCTTTTCCACGGAAGTGGTTTCTTATCCGGGTGTGGTGCATGTAGATGACGGAAAAGATTTCACACCGGTGATCGAAAAGGCACTGGAACTTGGCGGATTTGAGGAAGACAGGCAGTACAAGGGAATCAACGGCGGAGAAAAGCTGACCACCGGTTTCGGACACGGAACGATCCTGCAGGCAGCAGATCAGATCGTGGATGCGGTAAAAGCAGGAGCAATCCGGCATTTCTTCCTGGTAGGCGGATGTGATGGAGCGAGAAAAGGCAGAAACTACTATACGGAATTCGTAAAACAGACACCTGCAGATACGATTATTCTTACACTGGCGTGTGGAAAATACCGGTTTAACGATCTGGATCTCGGAAGCATCGGCGGTTTCCCTCGGATCATGGATATGGGACAGTGTAACGATGCCTACGGAGCCATCAAAGTGGCAGTCGCGCTTGCAGAAGCTTTCGACTGCGGAGTCAATGAACTTCCGCTTTCCATGGTGCTTTCCTGGTACGAGCAGAAGGCGGTGTGCATCCTGCTGACACTTCTGCACCTTGGAATCAAAAATATTTATCTCGGACCGTCTCTCCCGGCATTTCTGTCTCCCAATGTGCTACAGTATCTGGTAGAAAATTATCAGATCAGCCCGATCGGGGATCCGAAGGAAGATCTGGAGAAAATGCTGGGATAA
- a CDS encoding chloride channel protein: MEPMKKGHHRLEVMSHYYGKRIQQDMSNFVKWILLALLIGGVVGGASSLFAGCLSWVTQFRADRPAVVLLLPFGGLLIVFLYQKIGKEDRGTNQVLSTIRSQDEVPLRSAPLIFIATALTHLLGGSAGREGAAIQLGGSIGNQLGRWIHLDEEDRHVIVMCGMSAAFSAVFGTPMAAAVFAMEVVSVGVMYYAALLPCVVASLVAYDFAGSFGIHPENFHVTGIPAFSMENGIKMGIIAVGCGAVSILFCLLLEYVSKGYDKWLKNPYLRVFAAGCLVVVLYWILGTDRYMGAGNQLIEQAVEHGQTQTFDFFWKMLLTALAMRAGFRGGEIVPSFAIGATFGCLAGQIMGFSPSLSAAAGMTAVFCGVTNCPVTSILIAFELFGFQGVSYYLLAVAVSYAVSGYYGLYKDQTIVYSKYKAKYVNRHTKT, encoded by the coding sequence ATGGAACCTATGAAAAAGGGACATCACCGTCTGGAAGTGATGTCACATTATTATGGAAAACGGATACAGCAGGATATGAGCAACTTTGTCAAATGGATCCTGCTGGCACTTCTGATCGGTGGAGTGGTTGGCGGTGCCAGCAGTTTATTTGCCGGGTGTCTGAGTTGGGTGACACAGTTTCGGGCAGACAGACCGGCGGTTGTTTTATTATTGCCTTTTGGTGGTCTGTTGATTGTATTTTTATATCAGAAGATTGGAAAAGAGGACAGAGGAACAAACCAGGTACTCTCTACGATCCGGTCGCAGGATGAGGTCCCGCTTCGTTCAGCACCACTGATTTTTATCGCTACAGCATTGACACATCTGCTTGGTGGCTCAGCAGGCCGGGAAGGTGCGGCGATCCAGCTTGGAGGAAGTATCGGAAATCAACTGGGACGGTGGATCCATCTGGATGAGGAAGACCGCCATGTGATCGTTATGTGCGGGATGAGTGCTGCGTTTTCGGCTGTTTTCGGTACGCCGATGGCGGCAGCGGTATTTGCCATGGAAGTGGTCAGCGTAGGTGTGATGTACTATGCGGCTTTGCTGCCCTGTGTGGTGGCATCGCTGGTTGCTTATGATTTTGCGGGAAGTTTCGGAATCCATCCGGAGAACTTTCATGTCACGGGAATCCCGGCATTTTCGATGGAAAACGGGATTAAAATGGGCATCATCGCCGTAGGCTGCGGTGCAGTCAGTATCCTTTTTTGTCTGTTGCTGGAATATGTGAGCAAGGGATATGATAAATGGCTGAAAAATCCATATCTGCGTGTCTTCGCGGCGGGCTGTCTGGTAGTAGTCCTGTACTGGATCCTTGGGACAGACCGGTATATGGGTGCGGGTAATCAGCTGATCGAGCAGGCAGTGGAACATGGACAGACGCAGACCTTTGACTTTTTCTGGAAAATGCTTCTGACAGCACTGGCGATGCGTGCAGGTTTTCGAGGGGGGGAGATTGTTCCTTCGTTTGCCATTGGTGCCACCTTTGGCTGTCTGGCAGGACAGATCATGGGATTTTCACCGTCTTTAAGTGCAGCCGCCGGGATGACTGCTGTGTTCTGCGGTGTGACGAACTGCCCGGTTACTTCTATACTGATAGCCTTTGAGTTGTTTGGCTTCCAGGGCGTTTCATATTATCTGCTGGCTGTGGCGGTCAGCTATGCAGTGTCCGGATATTACGGGCTGTATAAAGACCAGACGATCGTGTACTCAAAATATAAGGCGAAATATGTAAATCGGCATACGAAGACCTGA